In Mesoplodon densirostris isolate mMesDen1 chromosome 2, mMesDen1 primary haplotype, whole genome shotgun sequence, the DNA window TGAGATAAAGTATGAGAACCACTATTTTATGTAGAAGGGATTGGCAGGGCAATCAGCCTCACAAAAGCTGAGCAAGTGGAGGTTTCTGGGTTTCTACTTCTAGTCTCTCAGCTTAAACTCTTCCTCTTCTAGGACCCCTCCTACCCATGGAGCAGGTGTCCACCATGGCTGAGCCCCGGGGCCCTGTAGACCACGGAGTCCAGATTCGCTTCATCACAGAGCCAGGGTGTGATGCAGAGATGGGCACCCTACATCGTGGTGGACGACGCCCAGCTAAGGATGCAAGAGCCAATACCTATGGGGTTGCCGTGCGTGTGCAGGGCATCGCTGGGCAGCCCTTCGTGGTGCTCAACAGTGGAGAGAAAGGTGGCGACTCCTTTGGAGTCCAGATCAAGGGGGCCAACAATCGAGGGGCCCCAGGAGCTCTGAGCTCCGACTCAGAACTTCCCGAGAGCCCCTACTCTCAGGCCAAGGAGTTTCCTGCCCCCTCGCAGGGAAGCACATCTGATGAGGAGCCCGGGGCCCACTGGAATGGAAGGCTACTGCGCTCCCAGTCCCAGGCCTCACTGACAGGCCCTGCCCCTATGGGTCCAAGCAACAGGAGCACCAGCCTGCTGGAGCTAGCCCCCCAAGGAGCCTACCCGGGCAGCACCATTGACACTGCCCCCCTGTCTTCGGTGGACTCCCTCATCAACAAGTTTGACAGTCACCATGGGGGCCAGGCCCGGGGCCGGACTGGCCGCCGCACGCGGATGCTGCCCCCTGAACAGCGCAAGCGGAGCCAGAGCCTGGACAACCGGCTCCCACGGGACACCGCTGAGGAACGGGAGCGCTGGTCCCCCAACCGCTGGACCCCTAGCACAAAGCATGACCAGCACGTGGGCAGCTTGAAACAGTCAGCCCAGAGCTGTCTTGGTGGCTTTAGCCGTTCCCGTCAGACCCAGGACTGGGTCCTTCAAAGTTTTGAGGAGCCACGGGGGAGAGCACAGGACCCTCCCATGCTACAGGTCAGACCTCACCCCTCTGTGGCTTCCAAGCCCTGGCCCCTTCTCCTCAGCCCTGACCTACGTGGGTCTCCATGTTGATTCAAATGACCTATGGCAGAAAGTCTACTTTTTGTCCTCCACTTTATCCATCTACTTAAGAGATGGTATTCATATGTACAAGACACTTCCATGGGCAAAATTCTAAAGGAAGTGGAAGTAACTATGAAGTCACCATTCACAAGCATGGTGAGTTACTTGTCATTGCCCGACCATTAACTGTGCCTCAGTCACCAGCATTTGCTAGGTCTGCAGCAAATGTGAGGCAGGCTTGGAAGATACAAGTGGCTCCCTGGTGCTCTTGCCAAAACTCCCCCCTTTGTCTCCCACTCAGGAATGCGAGTGAGTGGGGGAGTGACTTTAGTCTGAGACAAAGTTAAGCCCATTCTAAAAGTAAATCATTCACAAATTCTAGTACATTAACTGCCATTAGCGACAAATAACCTGTGACACAGCTCACAACTGGTCGAGATCTGTTTGTCGAGCAAAATCTGGTTTGCAGTGATAGTGAGAGGTGTACCCTGCTTGGACCCCTTCCTGGCCTGTTGCTCCGGCCTCAGAGGTGTTGCCTCTTTACCCCACTTCAGGCTTGTTCGTCGTGCTTGAAGGGCCTCATCTCCCAACTGCCACACCTCTTCCATCTGAACCCCACGCACGCTTCTGGCATAATCTTTGTAGTCTTCCTATTTCTCTGGGTTTACTTTTTTTGTAGTTCAAATCAACTCCAGACCTTCTCCGAGACCAGCAGGAGGCAGTCCCACCAGGCGGTGTGGACCACGTGAAGGCCACCATCTACGGCGTCCTGAGAGAGGGGTGAGTGGGGACCCTCCCAATAGCAGAGTCACACACCTCCCTTCTTTTCCTTGTAGCTTTGTTCCCCATCTTCCCTGCTCTTAACCCTTCCTCCCTCATCTCTGCTACCCCTTTCCTCCCCTAACCTTTGCATCTGTCCTTTTATCCTCCAGAAGCTCAGAAAGTGAAACCTCTGTGAGGAGGAAGGTCAGTTTGGTGCTGGAGCAGATGCAGCCTCTGGTGGTGAGTGGCCTTCTCAcggtggggcggggggcagggttAGGGCCTTGTGGGCCTTGGGATCTGGATGTGGACTCGTTTCCTTCCCCCCGTGTCTCTGGCAGATGGCTTCTTCTGGTTCCACTAAGGCAGGGCAGGGCGAACTCACCCAAAAAGTGGAGGAGCTACAGAAAAAGCTGGATGAAGAAGTGAAGGTGCGGAGAGATTAGAGGTGCAGAAGGGATGAAGGGCCACAGGGGGAAAGAACCTTGGCCTGGGCTGGCCCTTCCAAGTAATGGAATGAGCACTTGTGTGTCCTGTGAGACAAGAGTATGTGCTAGTCCCAGGAAGGACTTCTGGGGTTCTCTGGAGCTTAGAGAGGAAGAGCACATTCATCAGGGGTCTAACTACTTTTCATTCCATTTCCTTTGGAAGTTCCtgtcctagctctgccactcactgtgGCTGTATAAATCTTGAGTAAATTATTTACCTCAGTTCTTGGCATCATCATAGTAATGATGGCAGTAATAGTAGCTGTCATTTATTGAGTTTAATTTTTGTAGTAGCTACTATCCCGAGTAATATGTAATAATTACAGTGACCCTGTAAAATAGGCATCCTTGACCCTTGTATGATGAGAGAGTTGAAGATCAGAAAGATTAAGTGAATCGCTCAAGGTGGTAAGTTGTAGAGGAGGAGTGTTAAAATTCAGGTGAGTCTTATGCTCAAGCCTACgtactcctctttttttttttttttcggtacacgggcctctcaccgctgtggcttctcccactgcggagcacaggctccggacgcacaggctcagcggccgtggctcacggacccagccgctccgtggcatgtgggatcttcccagaccggggcacaaacccgtgtcccctgcatcggcaggcggactctcaaccactgcgccaccagggaggcccactcctCTTTTTTTATACTGCTTACACCTGTCACATTATTGCCTTGTATATAGgtggtgctcagtaagtgttagaTTGTAACTCCCCTCGTTTCCTGAAAAGCAGGGTCATGTACTGGTTGGGCGGTGGGCTGTGGAGTCAAGCTGAATTCAAATCCTGGTACTCTTACTTGTTGGCTATGTaactgaccttgggcaaattctttaaatgttctaagcctctgtttccttaactgtaaTGTGAGGATAATAATTGTGCTGTGTTAGTTAtctcttgctgtgtaacaaattacctcaaaacaAACATCACCCAGTATCTGAGTGCCCAGGATCTGGGAGCCACTTAACtgggtagttgtggctcagggtcTGTGATGAGCTTCCAGTCAAGGTATTGGCTGGGGCTGTAATCATTAGAAGACTTGACAGGTACTGGAGGATTTACTTCTAAAGTGGCTTACTCAATGGTTGTTAGTTGGAGGTCTCAGTTCCTTGCTATGTGGACCTCTTCATAgtgctgcttgagtgtcctcacagtATGGTAGCTACcttcccccagagtgagtgatcGAAGAGAGAAGGTAAGGAGGAAGCTGCAATGCCTTTTTCTGACCTAGTCTCAGAAGCTACACATCACTTCCCCCTTTTTCTATTTGTTAGAAGAGACAGCCTGTACTCAAGGGGAGCCTATATTAAGTCCAGCCTATACTCAAGGAGAGAGGCTTCACCTTTTGAAAGAAATGTCAAAtaatttgtggacatattttaaaccATTACAAGTACTGAggcttgttatgaggattaaatgcagATAATATACATAAGGTCCCTAgtacagtgcctgtcacatagtgAGTGTCAGTAGATGTTAGGTATTCCCATTATCCCTGGTCCTTCTGAGAGGCTTTCCCTACTCTCCACCTGTTTTactctcttttccctttccagAAACGGCAGAAGCTAGAGCCATTCCGTGTTGGGCTGGAGCGGCAGCTAGAGGAGAAGGCAGAAGAGTGCAGCCGACTGCAGGAGCTGCTGGAGAGGAGGAATGGGGAAGCCCAGCAGAGCACCAAGGAGTGAGTGCAGCTGATGGTGCTCGCAGGGCTGCATGAGGGCCTCAGCCAGAGTTAGAGGCtcccccagggctgggggagacagggaaatctcCAGAAGCTGAAAGGGGCCAACAGAGAAGGTTAAAGACAGGACCTTTCTCTTTACCTTCTCTATCAGTAATGCTAATAGCACATGAGTTAGGCTCCCTGGATTTGCCTCTGTGCATCAGGtacttaatctgtaaaatgggattaataatggtacctacctcattgttggattgttgtgaggatttaatcgTTCATGTAGCAGAAGTTTTTGCAACGAGTACTGTGTAGTAGGCACTGATCTAGATTCCTGGGGTTCATCAGTGAACCATAAAGATGAAGCATAGCTTCTAGTGAGGGGGCACAGACAGTAAACAATTAACATATTGTATAAGTAAACGTATTACATATGAGAAGGTGGTAAGTAGAATAGGCTAAAGCAGATCAGGAGGGCTGGGTTGTAGGGGGGCAGGTTGCAATATTAAACAAAGTAGTCAGGGGAGGCCTTGTTAAGATTTgaacaaagacttgaaggaggtttATAGGAACTAATATAAGTAAAGTGTTTAGAAAACGGCCTTACACATAGCGCTCAATACTGTTGTCTATAATTAATTATTAGGCTCCAGAACATGAagctcctcctggaccagggtgaAAGGGTACGGCATGGGCTGGAGATGCAGGTGATGGAGCTGCAGGACAAGCTGAAACAGGCCCAGGGTCCTGAGCCTGCTAAAGAGGTGCTAATGAAGGTAGGGAGTAGGATTGGGGTCCCTTAGCCTCTGCTTCCTTTCAGCTAGAGCATCCTCAAGTCTGCTCATCTGCAGTTTCCCTAAAGTATGGGGAGTAGGTAGCTGATTACAGGTATCCCTTAGGGTGCTTTCAGGCCGACTCAGTGGCGGCGTGGCACTAGAGCCCAGGATGGTAGATTTCCTTTATCCTCACAGGGCATCTTAGAGGGCAGAGAGCACCTGGTACCATGCCTAACAGataggaggtgctcaataaatagttttgattgactggatgaatgaatggacaggTGGATCCTAATATGGTCGCCTCTGTACTTCCACCTTCACTTTCCCCAGGACCTGGTAGAGACCCGGGAGCTTCTGGAAGAGGTCTTAGAGGGGAAGCAGCGGGTAGAGGAGCAGCTGAGGCTGCGGGAGCGGGAGCTGACAGCACTGAAGGGCGCCCTGAAGGAGGAGGTGGCCTCCCGCGACCAGGAGGTAGAGCACATGCGGCAGCAGTACCAGCGGGACGCAGAGCAGCTTCGCCGGAGTGTGCAGGATGCAACCCAGGCACGTGacaggagcagggctgggaaaAGAGAGCGCCCCCCGGGAAGGGGGCTGCCTTGAGGTCTTGGTATTTGGTGATTTTTTGCATGGTCATAACCGGAACTCCCCCTAAAAGACACATGTGAGATGTAATGAAAACCTTGCTCAGGAAACCTACAAGGGCAGAGGGAAGGAGTGCAGGCCAGAAGTCCCACGAGGATGTGTGACCGAAGCCCCATGGGGAAATAACTGGGGGAGGCTTCCTGTAGATGACAGAGGGGCAGACTGTGTCTTGGGAAGAGAGCCTTCTGCTAGCATTGCACCGGGTGCCCCGGGTGTCAGGGTGTGCAGTGGGCGTGGTGCCTGGACCTGAGCCTCCCCTTCTACACACTCACACTTTGGTTTGGAGTGAGCTCTTCCCTCCGAGCCTCCTGGCCCCTGACTTTCCCCTTCCCTAGGATCACGCAGCATTGGAGGCTGAGAGGCAGAAGATGTCAGTCCTGGTGCGGGGGCTGCAGAGGGAGCTGGAGGAGACCTCGGAGGAGACAGGGCATTGGCAGAACTTGTTTCAGAAGAACAAGGAGGAACTTAGAGCCACCAAGCAAGAGTAAGGACACTGCCCCCCAGGGTGCTTATCCATGGTTCTTATATTCCCCCTCTTTTCTGCCAGTGCTGTGCTCCTTCCTTTCCCATTTCTCAAACTGCCCTTCTCCATCCCCACCTTCCGCCCTCCTGAGGGTGGGTGCCCAGTGTCCTGCCTCCAGGGAGgtggttttcattgtcattgccCTGCTCACCTCTCCCAGGCAGGCGGCCTCACCCTGTTCCCTTTCCCTTTCATTTCACCTTTCTGGGCTCAGACTCCTGCAGCTGCGGATGGAGAAGGAGGAGATGGAAGAGGAACTTGGGGAGAAGATAGAGGTCTTGCAGAGGGAATTAGGGCAGGCCCGGGCTGGTGCTGGAGATACTCGCCAGGTGGAGGAGCTCAAGAAGGTACTTGGGAGTTGGGGGGCAATAGGGCAGGTTGGGGGGATGGGCATCTGCCTTACCTATCCACGAGGGCCTCCACACTTGTGTGGCTGTCTCCCGTGTGCTTGGTTTTCAGGCTTCATCCTGCCTGCTCAGCCTTATCTCTTCCCAGCACACACTCTAGCAGGACTGGTCTCCTCATTCAGTATAGAAGTTTCTAATGGAAAGGGCTCTCAATGGCCAGGTTGGGTTATAGCCAGAGGCTGCTGGCTACCTCCCAAGAGACCTCATGGGTAGCAGCATTGAGGTGTATTTGTGAAACTCCAGGGTCATTTTTGCAAGCTTGGAGACCTAATTTGGTCAGCATGGCAAGAGTTGCTCTGTCTCTCAGAGGGGACCCATTAACTACACTTACGAAACAAACATTTACAGTTAGAATGCCAGTTTATTAACTTAAAACGAGTGGTGTAGTGAGTAGTGTTGTCACATGGAACACTTGCAGTGGCATGGCCAGCTGACCTATATGGGAAGCCAAATTGTAATTTGAAGGCTGCTTAGAGAGTATAGAATCTAGACACAGGTAGCTAAATGTTTTATTATGCATGgatattttatgaataataaGGTCATAAAATTGAAGTGAACACATAAATAATTTCTTCATATTCCTGGTATCAGTTTATGAAGGACAAGAAAACAATGAATTATTTCAGATgatttgaaaattagaaaatattttcattaattataGGGAACTGGCATTTGTGGCCTCCTGAGAATCCTTCTGGGTTTATATTCTTTCATTTGCTATGCTGGatatgtagtaggtgctcagttaacAAGTATTAATCAATCAATTCTTGTTTGTCATGCTTTTACTCTTAAGACTACCTAATTGTAATCAAggtaatcatatttttaaatgagtaaagaAATATAGCTCTGAATGATGATTTTCCAGATAAATAAAAGCCTGAGCTTATGCAAAATACTTGGTggagaaaaagataataaatgttaaCCAAACATACTTTGGTGGTTGTGAAATCAAAAGTACTCCTAATTTTTACTCTACTGTTTTTAAGTTAACAAATATCaaggatagtctgaagtctgtTAACTATATTAGCTGACATAGTGAACTTGGACATTCCTCTGGACAATCTCAGTTGACTTATTATGCTGGGTAAAGCTAAAAAGCAAAAAGTAATAACTAGTGTTTCATTTATCTCATATATTAAGCtaattttattaagtatttaatcAATCAATAAGATATACATTAGGAAAATAGATTAACCCAGTCCACTGTAGACCATACACtgtgctatttttctttttctattttttctttatttaaaatttttttaaaaaatttatttatttttggcttcatcgCACctcatgtgggatcctagttccccgaccagggatcgaaccctcaccccctgtgggggaagcgtggagtcccaactgctggactgccagggaagccccctgtttttctttttttttttttttaaataaatttatttatttatttatctgtttattggaggcattgggttttcgttgcggtgcacgggcttctcactgcagtggcttctcttgttgcagagcacgggctctaggcgcacgggcttcatagttgtggctcacaggctcagtagttgtggcacatgggcctagccgctctgtggcatgtgggatcttcccagaccagggctcgaacccgagtcccctgcactggcaggcagattcccaaccactgcgccaccagggaagcccaccctctttttctttgtaatgAGTACGTTAGTGTCTTATACTGAAGACTCACTATATACATATAACCTTTCAGCCTAATTATACTTTCTGAATTTCAGAAGTAGCTAATAGATAAAGAATTAGAATGAGAAAtcgtattttgattttttaagaaagaaatcagaGCAGCACCAATATTTATTGTGTCACATATTTTggttttcaacatttaaaaaaaatagccaatCCTGTTTTATGCATACCCTCATCTGTTCTCActccatgtaattttttttaatggagatttagttcacatgccataaaattcacccttttaaagtatacaatttagtGGGGTTTTGTACactcacagagttgtacaaccaacaccatcaccactatctaattatagaacattttcatcaccccaaaaaagaACCCCGTATCCATTAGCAGTCACCCTCCCCActcctggcagccactaatctactttctctctctatggatttgcctattctggacatttcatataattggACTCCTGTAATATGTGGCCTTTCacatttggcttctttcacctagccTAAtgtttttcaaggtttatccatgttgtagcaagtatcagtacttcattactttttatggctgaataatattcccctacatggatataccacatttttcatctgttcatcagctgatggacatttgggtcatttctGTATTTAGCTGtaatgaataatgttgctatgaacattcacttACAAGATTTTTGTGAACATATGTTTAtacagttctcttgggtatatgcctaggagtggaattgctgggtcatatggtaactttatggTCAACTTTCTGAGAcattgccaaattgttttccaaagtggccataccatttcacattcttaccagcagtgtatgagagtttcagtttctccactttCTGTTATCCCAGGCTGGCTCTCTCTGCCCTGTCACCATTTCCCTTCCCTTCTAGGAGCTGCGCCGGACACAGGAGGAACTTAAGGAGGTGCAggcagagcaacagagccaagagGTGACTGGGCGACACCGGGAGCGGGAGTTGGAGAAGCAGCTGAGGGTAGAGGCTGAACGAGTCCGGGGGCTGGAACAGCAGAACCTCCAGCTACAAAAGACCCTCCAGCAACTGAGACAAGACTGTGAAGAGGCTTCCAAGGCAAGGGGAGTGGGCACAGGGCTTAGGAGGTGGAGGCTGAGGGGTCTGGAGGGCTGAGGAGCCAGAGGGCGTGGAAAATTACCTATCATGGGTATGTATAGACCAAATACCTTGGTCCTAGGTGTGTGGTTAAAAGTAGCCAGGATGTGGCAGGGGGAGGTTGGGCTCTACCTGGTGACACCCATTGCATCTCTGTAGGGGTGGGATTCTCAGGGAAGCCTCTGGCTGGTGGCACTACCCCTCTTCACACCTGGGTTCGTGTGAGCTCTCTTTTGGGTGGCTTTCCTGGGAGTCGCCAATGACCTTGAGCCCTGGGGTCTGAGCCACCTCTCCCTGAACCGGCCTTAGGCTCAGATGGCAGCAGAGGCAGAAGTGGCAGTGCTGGGGCAGCGTCGGACAGCAGTGGAAACGACGCTTCGGGAGACCCAGGAGGAAAATGATGAATTCCGAAGGCGCATCCTGGGTCTGGAGCAGCAGCTGAAGGAGGCACGAGGCTTGGCGGAGGGTGGGGAAGTGGCGGAGGCTCGGCTTCGG includes these proteins:
- the CGN gene encoding cingulin produces the protein MEQVSTMAEPRGPVDHGVQIRFITEPGCDAEMGTLHRGGRRPAKDARANTYGVAVRVQGIAGQPFVVLNSGEKGGDSFGVQIKGANNRGAPGALSSDSELPESPYSQAKEFPAPSQGSTSDEEPGAHWNGRLLRSQSQASLTGPAPMGPSNRSTSLLELAPQGAYPGSTIDTAPLSSVDSLINKFDSHHGGQARGRTGRRTRMLPPEQRKRSQSLDNRLPRDTAEERERWSPNRWTPSTKHDQHVGSLKQSAQSCLGGFSRSRQTQDWVLQSFEEPRGRAQDPPMLQFKSTPDLLRDQQEAVPPGGVDHVKATIYGVLREGSSESETSVRRKVSLVLEQMQPLVMASSGSTKAGQGELTQKVEELQKKLDEEVKKRQKLEPFRVGLERQLEEKAEECSRLQELLERRNGEAQQSTKELQNMKLLLDQGERVRHGLEMQVMELQDKLKQAQGPEPAKEVLMKDLVETRELLEEVLEGKQRVEEQLRLRERELTALKGALKEEVASRDQEVEHMRQQYQRDAEQLRRSVQDATQDHAALEAERQKMSVLVRGLQRELEETSEETGHWQNLFQKNKEELRATKQELLQLRMEKEEMEEELGEKIEVLQRELGQARAGAGDTRQVEELKKELRRTQEELKEVQAEQQSQEVTGRHRERELEKQLRVEAERVRGLEQQNLQLQKTLQQLRQDCEEASKAQMAAEAEVAVLGQRRTAVETTLRETQEENDEFRRRILGLEQQLKEARGLAEGGEVAEARLRDKVQRLEAEKQRLEEALNTAQEEEGSLAAAKRALEARLEEAQRGLARLGQEQQALNRALEEEGKQREALRRSKAELEEQKRLLDRTVDRLNKELEQIGDDSKQALQQLQAQLEDYKEKARREVADAQRQAKEWASEAEKTAGGLSRLQDETQRLRQGLQASQAERDSARLDKELLVQRLQGLEQEAENKKRSQDDRSRQLKGLEEKVSRLEVELDEERSTVELLTERMNRGRDQVDQLRTELMQERSARQDLECDKISLERQNKDLKSRLASSEGFQKPSASLSQLESQNRELQERLQAEEREKTVLQSTNRKLERRVKELSIQIDDERQHVNDQKDQLSLRVKALKRQVDEAEEEIERLDGLRKKAQRELEEQHEVNEQLQARIKVLEKDSWRKASRSAAESTLQHEGLSSDEEFDSVYDPSSIASLLTESNLQTSSC